The Odocoileus virginianus isolate 20LAN1187 ecotype Illinois chromosome 24, Ovbor_1.2, whole genome shotgun sequence nucleotide sequence CAGAACAGAATACCCCCAATTCCTTAATTTCTAGGTAAATCGTTAGAGATTATTTGCCATAGTCCTAGATAAGTCCTTTTTCAGAATAGaaaaagcagaattttatttACACAAGTCAGGGGTTCTCCTGTTGGCTGGGGCGGGGGAAAGGGCAGGGTAGGGGATTGGATGGGAGTCCAGAGGTGGGCGCTTCCTCTCCCGGAACCTCACCTTTCCGCAGTTTGCTACTTCTCGCTTGGTGAGGCAGAAAGAATTCTTGATGCTCCCAAAGTCCTTCACCCTATAAATGCTTCCTCAAGGAAGTCTCTTCTGCCTGACCCACAAGAGCAGCGGTCGGAGTGAAGCACGCTGCATCGCGCCGTTCAGTCTCCTCATGCACTCGGAAAACCAAAGTCAGCCGGGGAAAGTAGTGCCCCCTCGGAGTCCCCTCACAGAGAGGCCTCGCCCTCCAGCTGCAGCAGGGTAATGTCGGGCAGATCGAGGGGCTCCACAAGTGGCCCGTCCCCCCCCAGGAGGCCAGCACAGGGGCTCTCCGGGCGCTCACAGTGACTAGTGGGTGTGGTGGAGCTGGgcatctccttttcttcctcatcGTCGTCCTCCTCGTCCTCTGGATCGCGACCCAGCAAACCGCTGTCCCCGATCCCAGGCGAAGGGGTCTCCGGATCTCGGCGGGCGCCCGGGAAGCTCCCCTTGCTGCCGACCACGCCCAGGCCACCCTGGCGGGGCGCGGTGGTCATAATCTGGCACATGGAGACGATGGCTCGCTGGTTGGCGCACACGTCGTCCGAGAGCACCTGGATGTGCGAGGCCTGCTCGTCCAGGGCCCCCCGCATGGCCCTCACGTCCTCAAACAGGGCCTGCAGCTGGGCCTTCAGGTGCTCCATCAGTTCCTTCATGCCGCCGTTGTACTCGCCGGAGATCACGTCCCCCACGGCGGGCACGGTGGACACCTCCAGAGGGGCCGGCATATCGCCGCCGTCCTTGGTCATgatctccagcagaccttcctccATTGAATGGCAGAAGCGGGCGGTGGCGGCTCGGGGTCCGGTCCAGCCCGGCCTCGGGGTGGGGGAAGGTacggggagggagagaggtgcccggagggggtgggaggagccgAGGGAAGAAGAGGCTCCAGACAGGGGTGGAGAGGTGAGTCCCGGGCGGGGGATGCGGGCAGAATCTAGGGAGGCCGGGAAGAGCCGGCGGAACAAGGACCGGGCTACAGTCCCAGGGCCGGCGTCTCTCGGGCTCGCCCCGGGGCGAAAGCGCCCTGCCCTGCCTTGACTCCTGAATTGCACCCGTGTCAGCGCCGCCCTCTGGGCACCAAGAGCGTCAAGTGCCCGCCGGTTCCCTGGGTCACAGGAGCGCTCGCACACGGGCCCAGGTTGAGGCCGAGGCCAGGAGCGGGTCGACCTCGGGACTCCCCTCGGCCGTTAACTGGCAGCACCCGCGAGTGTGGTTGGAAGTGACAGGGGCGGGTCTCCCAGCGGCGCCACGGATGCTCCTCTGTTTCCAAGGCGACGCACTGCACGTAAGTGACGTGTGTCTCCATGGCAACCAGGAAGTGGAGCAGAAAAGGGAGGACCGCTGGGAAGCTGCAGTGAGGCTCTGAATTCTGAGCTTGCGGGTGgagcgggaggggaggggaagctgCAGTGGCCTCAGCTGAGACTGAAAGAGCGTGTGGCCGCAATGTTTAATAGGGAAGCATGAGAGAGCAGTTTGCTGCATAAATCCCCTGGTCGGGGAGACATCGTCCCTCCCCTAGTCTGGGTAGTAGACACCGAGCGAGACTACCTTGGAAGGATTTTCACCTGCCCGCAATCCTTTCCCTAAGAATGGCTTTACAGCCGAGTCCtgcttctctgtcctcctgcAGGAAAGCAGAGAGGGTAGAGAGGCCGGTGGTATTACCCAGACTTGAGCTGGGTGCGCCGGCGCCCTGGAGCCGGCCCCGCCCGGCCTTAGCGGCGCAGAGGCGCAGGAGGGCACTACGGAGGTTTCCGTCACTCCCTTCTGCTGCTGCAGTAAATCAGCCCTCGCTGTAGTATCGGAGCCGAGAAAAGATGGAATTCCCTCCCATATGAGACCCAATCGCTTCTACCCAGGGCACTGGGGCTTCTTTCAGGACGGTGAGGCCAAGTGCTTCAGTTTTGAGAAAGAAAGCTCCGTAAGAATAGAGATTTTTGTCTCCTCCGTGTCCTCCAGCACGGAATCCCCAGCACTTAAAATAGAACCTGGCGCATAGTTAAGTAAATGCTCAgtacatttgttgaatgaatgttttAACAAGAACGACTGTGTCCCATTCCCCTGTCCAGAACTCTCCAACTCACAGGTAGTGGATTTTAGGAGACCTAAATTCAATTTTGTTTCGGCCATTTATTAGTTCAGAGACCTTGAATAAATcgtttttctcatctgttagtGAATCGGACTGGATAAGTTTTGGTAATGTTATTTCTAACTCTGAGTAACACTGCGTCCGCTCACAGTTGAAAGGGTAAACTGTTGACAATGTGTGGAGCGGATGGCGGGAAGGCCCGGCGGTGTGGGGAATTATGTAAGGGTAATTCCCTGTCCCCAGGCCCGGCGTCCAAGTACAGACATGCGCTGAGTGTTTCAACCTTTGTGAcaactcttttctctttttgaggagtggagggggaaaggaggaggaggaagaaaagttgaatttaatatatttacagatGACTTCAGATTGAAAAGCAAACAATACCTGGGCAGCAGCATACTAATAATGACCTTAATAAATTGGAGAAGCCAAGTGATCAGAAACCAAAAATGAAGTTCACGAGAAGAAATAAATCTGGGGAAGAGAAATGATGTAACACTTCAAGATGAGGAAGAGCTGGGTTTGGGTGAGTGTTTTGTATACTAGTGGTTCAGTGATAGCGGATGGGTTACTCTGAGGTTTCCCTTGTTGCATACTCCAGTGATGAGGGGTGGGGCTGGCCCAGAGAAACTTTGCTGGCACTAAAGAACTTTTTGACTTATTCCTTGTCTTACTGCTATTGTCAGTCTTGTCTTACTgctattaaaatagaaataaacttaaaaaaggaaaaaataaaggaataagtGGGCAAGTATCCTAAAGAGTAGAATGTTTAATCTAAGGCATTGTTAGTATAATAAAGTATTATATAATCCTTAAAAATTTGATATTGCGAAACAACTGtatgaacaaattttaaaaacctatttatgttctatatattgtattttctatGATTCAGTCTTATTTGCTTGCTCATTCTGTCTTTCCTTCATCCCACAAACTTATGACTCTCACCTTGGTTATCATCCCCACCTCTACCATGTGCCCCACAGGTTATTTTCAAAGCTGAGGAGAAGACAGAAACACTTTTCCTTGGTTTCCCTAAGCACAGCCAAAGTGCACTGGTATCCACAAAAACAGACTTTACCAAAAAGGAATTGTAGGAAAGCTAGAAATATACAAGAcatacaaaaacaacaacaactgagcTTACACAGCATGAGTTTCTGATCATACTATAGCAAGCATATTCTTAGGGCTTATGGGTTcaaccctgtgtgtgtgtattagtcgctctgctgctgctgctaagtcgcttcagtcgtgtccaactctgtgcgaccccatagacggaagcccaccaggctcccccatccctggggttctccaggcaagagcactggagtgggttgccatttccttctccaatgcatgaaagtgaaaagtgaaagtgaagtcgctcagttgtctctgactcttagcgactccttggactgcagcctaccaggctcctctgtccatgggattttccaggcaagaatactggagtggagtgccattgccttctccgattagtcgctcagtcatgtccaactctttgcgaccccatggaatatagcctgcaagtttcctctgtttatggaattctccaggcaagaatactggagtgggttgccatttccttctccagggttcaaCCCTGCTGTTCATCTTTCCCTGGAGGCCTTTGCTatagtcagaaggaaaaaaaaaaaaaaaacggcatgattttcaaatttttgccTAGATCTGTTGCTTCACATCTCTTGACCAGCACTTCACATGGATGATTTCACCTCGCTAGCTCCCTCACTCTTCAGAGAGGTCCTTGCCTTCTACCTACAAAGACTAACCTTGTCCCCAATACAGAGCCTTGTACATTAGCCTTAACCTGACATTAAACACAGTCCCATACAGTAGGACCTGGGTTATGTCATCATACAAGGCCCTTTGCCACTATTGTTGAGGATACCATGTATGTCAAGGCTTTCAGCATAAGATTACATCATGCTGCCCAGAGATGCTGGCATGAGGTCTGCTGAGAGTTTGGGGGGCCTGAGCTTAGAGGGAGGGGAAATTATTGGAGAAGCACGAAAGAACATGGGAAACAGTGCAGAGATCAAGGGGTGTGGCGGATCCAGTCAAGTTCCAGGTCAGATATTTGAGAGCCAAGGGTAGGGGGGATCTGGGGGTGTGGACTAGTCACAGGACTTGAAAATACAAGGAGACAATTGGTGCCTCAGATTCAGAACCAGATAATTTTAGGAATTCTGTGGGGAGTTGACCTAAGGGGACATAGGAGAAGGGTCTAGTCTCAGAAAAGCAAGGGGGCAGAGCCAGAGAGTGGAGCAGAGCCTCAGCCAGCTGGCTGGTTTACGGAACTGAGCTCTCTGGAAGTCAGTGTCCTGGGGTTTGTTGAGTGGGTCCATCCCCAAGCTGATATGGATACTCTGGCCACATCGCTAGAGTAttcacacacagcaacaaaacaATAACCCTTGTGCActcttctctgcttcctgccttTTTCTTGTCCTCTGGGAATCAGCTTAGCTGTTCTATTTCTTCATTCCAATCTCATGAGACTATAGGGGGGAGGAGACTCCATGCTGCATCGGTAATGGTCTCCAGCAGGTATACCTAGTTCCAAGCCTTGAATTCTCACTAAACCTGTGATTCTTAGTAGTCTATGACATTTTCCTCTGTCTGCTGTCTTGTATATCTCcagtctttattttatataatttgtgtACTTTTTGCACTATAAATCCAGCTATTGTAATGAAGCTGCTAGCTTGACTCAGATCTAGAATGATGGTCAAAGTCAAGGAACAGCTGACTGCTGCACCACAGGTCTGCAATCCCAGACGCTGCTCCCCAAATGTAAATTTTATGGAGCTGAGTTGCCCTGCAGCCCATCTCAGCATGATACCACATTCAAAAGAAGCACATCTAATaaccaaaaagaattaaaaagcaaTTGGGATTTTTATTATGGTCTCTGGAAAAACTCTAAAGGGGTTTACATTCTTAGCACAGAGCAAAAcatcttctcttccctcctgctATATTCATCTTGGTCACATGACCATAGCGGTTGCtacccttctctctcctttctccccaaaCCACCTCCAAACTTCCACTCAAGCCCGGCTcttgctttttcactcccctGCCCCCTTTACTTCTTGAGAgtattccttttctcttctgcaaGAAGAAGTTCCTTGTCCTTTTCAGCTCTTTTGATTCTGTCTCTCAATCCCCCGATCTGCACAAGTACCAGGAGCCCCAGCTGTCAGTGACAGGGGTCTCCTTCCAAGAGGATAAGAAAGATCAAGAGACTGAGAATACTCACACTGTTGTGGATTTTGTCTGTCACATAGACTAAATTTTCCCAGCATGAGAGAGTGGTTTGCCTGGTGTTACAGCCAACATGCTTTCCTCATCTCCTCCACACTTGTACAGAGAAATGGGCATGATCATTTGCAAGAATCCTAAACCATATGAACCTCTGACTGAAGGGAGTGGGGTCCAACTGTTCCCACTCTCTGATGTCCCTACTGTCACAGACATGGTCATGAGa carries:
- the CCDC184 gene encoding coiled-coil domain-containing protein 184 — its product is MEEGLLEIMTKDGGDMPAPLEVSTVPAVGDVISGEYNGGMKELMEHLKAQLQALFEDVRAMRGALDEQASHIQVLSDDVCANQRAIVSMCQIMTTAPRQGGLGVVGSKGSFPGARRDPETPSPGIGDSGLLGRDPEDEEDDDEEEKEMPSSTTPTSHCERPESPCAGLLGGDGPLVEPLDLPDITLLQLEGEASL